The following proteins come from a genomic window of Streptomyces liliiviolaceus:
- a CDS encoding sugar porter family MFS transporter, with product MTSTAQPPQSGARPAHPEHLGHVIFIAAAAAMGGFLFGYDSAVINGAVEAIRDRYEVGSAALAQVIAIALIGCAIGAATAGRIADRIGRIRCMQISAVLFTVSAVGSALPFALWDLAFWRVIGGFAIGMASVIGPAYIAEVSPAAYRGRLGSFQQAAIVIGIAVSQLVNWGILNAADGDQRGTVMGLEAWQVMLGVMVIPAVLYGLLSFAIPESPRFLISAGRHERAREVLREVEGDRIDLDARVTEIEQAMKSEHKSTFKDLLGGTFFFKPIVWIGIGLSVFQQFVGINVAFYYSSTLWQSVGVDPTDSFLYSFTTSIINIIGTVIAMIFVDRIGRRPLALIGSVGMVIGLGLEAWAFSYDLVDGKLPATQGWVALIAAHVFVLFFALSWGVVVWVFLGEMFPNKLRAAALGVAAAAQWIANWAITASFPSLADWNLSATYVIYTVFAALSIPFVLKFVKETKGKTLEEMG from the coding sequence GTGACCAGCACAGCGCAGCCACCCCAGTCCGGAGCCCGACCGGCTCATCCCGAGCATCTCGGGCACGTCATCTTCATCGCGGCGGCGGCCGCGATGGGCGGCTTCCTCTTCGGCTACGACAGTGCCGTGATCAACGGCGCGGTCGAGGCCATCCGTGACCGGTACGAGGTCGGCTCCGCGGCCCTGGCCCAGGTCATCGCCATCGCCCTGATCGGCTGTGCGATCGGTGCCGCGACCGCGGGCCGGATCGCCGACCGCATCGGCCGGATCCGCTGCATGCAGATCTCGGCGGTGCTGTTCACCGTCAGCGCGGTGGGCTCCGCCCTGCCCTTCGCCCTGTGGGACCTGGCGTTCTGGCGGGTCATCGGCGGTTTCGCCATCGGTATGGCCTCGGTCATCGGCCCGGCCTACATCGCCGAGGTCTCCCCGGCCGCCTACCGCGGACGGCTCGGCTCGTTCCAGCAGGCCGCGATCGTCATCGGCATCGCCGTCTCGCAGCTCGTCAACTGGGGCATCCTCAACGCCGCCGACGGCGACCAGCGCGGCACCGTCATGGGCCTGGAGGCCTGGCAGGTCATGCTCGGCGTGATGGTGATCCCGGCCGTCCTGTACGGGCTGCTGTCCTTCGCGATCCCCGAGTCGCCGCGCTTCCTGATCTCCGCGGGGCGGCACGAGCGCGCCCGTGAGGTGCTGCGGGAGGTCGAGGGCGACCGCATCGACCTGGACGCCCGGGTCACCGAGATCGAGCAGGCGATGAAGAGCGAGCACAAGTCGACCTTCAAGGACCTCCTGGGCGGCACCTTCTTCTTCAAGCCGATCGTGTGGATCGGTATCGGGCTGTCGGTGTTCCAGCAGTTCGTCGGCATCAACGTGGCGTTCTACTACTCCTCCACGCTGTGGCAGTCGGTGGGCGTCGACCCGACGGACTCGTTCCTCTACTCGTTCACCACGTCGATCATCAACATCATCGGCACCGTGATCGCCATGATCTTCGTCGACCGGATCGGCCGCCGCCCCCTCGCCCTCATCGGCTCGGTGGGCATGGTCATCGGCCTCGGCCTGGAGGCCTGGGCGTTCTCCTACGACCTCGTCGACGGCAAGCTCCCCGCCACCCAGGGCTGGGTCGCGCTGATCGCCGCCCACGTCTTCGTCCTCTTCTTCGCCCTCTCCTGGGGTGTCGTGGTGTGGGTCTTCCTCGGCGAGATGTTCCCCAACAAGCTCCGCGCCGCGGCCCTCGGCGTCGCCGCCGCCGCGCAGTGGATCGCCAACTGGGCCATCACCGCGAGCTTCCCGTCACTGGCCGACTGGAACCTCTCCGCGACCTACGTGATCTACACGGTCTTCGCCGCGCTCTCCATCCCCTTCGTCCTCAAATTCGTCAAGGAGACGAAGGGCAAGACGCTGGAGGAGATGGGCTAG
- a CDS encoding NAD(P)/FAD-dependent oxidoreductase encodes MREILIVGGGYAGFYAAWGLEKKLRRGEARVTVVDPRPYMTYQPFLPEVVAGSIEARHAAVSLRRHLHRTRLVAGTVTGIRHHDRTVTVRPDSGPDYELSYDVLVVTAGAVTRTFAIPGLGEEAFGLKHVEEAVAIRDRLLTSFDRAATLPRGPERRRLLTVTFVGGGFSGVEGFGELLSLATALLRHYPELSADELRFHLVEARGRILPEVGDGPGAWVVRALRGRGAQVHLNTQLVSAEHGRIVLSNGEEFDSGLLVWTAGNAANPIMHNHTDLPVDERGLLTVRADLRVGTQEAPLEDVWAAGDDAAVPDLAAGRPGAYTVPNAQHAVRQGRLLARNILATLRGRTAKDYVHHGLGVVATLGLGRGIFQYRRLVVKGFLAWLMHRGYHVLAVPTWERKVRVLAVWATAVLYGRDVVSLASVQRPREAFVTGGNPRRGEQSADVPAR; translated from the coding sequence GTGCGGGAGATCCTGATCGTGGGTGGCGGTTACGCGGGTTTCTACGCCGCGTGGGGCCTGGAGAAGAAGCTGCGCCGAGGAGAGGCGCGGGTCACCGTCGTCGACCCGCGGCCGTACATGACGTACCAGCCCTTCCTGCCGGAGGTCGTGGCGGGCTCCATCGAGGCACGCCACGCGGCGGTGTCGCTACGGCGGCACCTGCACCGCACACGACTGGTCGCCGGCACGGTGACCGGCATCCGTCACCACGACCGCACCGTCACCGTCCGCCCGGACAGCGGTCCGGACTACGAACTGTCCTACGACGTCCTGGTGGTCACCGCCGGAGCCGTCACCCGGACCTTCGCGATACCCGGACTCGGCGAGGAGGCGTTCGGGCTCAAGCATGTGGAGGAGGCCGTCGCCATCCGCGACCGGCTGCTCACCTCGTTCGACCGCGCGGCGACGCTCCCGCGAGGCCCCGAGCGGCGCAGGCTCCTCACCGTCACGTTCGTCGGCGGTGGCTTCTCCGGGGTGGAGGGGTTCGGGGAATTGCTCTCCCTGGCGACCGCCTTGCTCCGCCACTATCCCGAACTGTCCGCGGACGAGCTGCGGTTCCACTTGGTCGAGGCGCGCGGCCGCATCCTGCCGGAGGTCGGCGACGGGCCGGGCGCCTGGGTGGTGCGCGCACTGCGGGGGCGTGGAGCCCAGGTGCACCTCAACACCCAGCTCGTCTCCGCGGAACACGGCCGCATCGTGCTGTCGAACGGCGAGGAGTTCGACTCCGGGCTCCTCGTGTGGACCGCCGGCAACGCGGCCAACCCGATCATGCACAACCACACGGACCTGCCCGTCGACGAGCGCGGTCTGCTGACCGTGCGCGCCGATCTGCGAGTGGGAACACAGGAGGCTCCGCTGGAGGACGTGTGGGCCGCCGGTGACGACGCCGCGGTCCCCGACCTCGCGGCGGGCCGACCGGGGGCGTACACGGTCCCCAACGCCCAGCACGCGGTGCGCCAGGGCAGGCTGCTCGCGAGGAACATCCTGGCGACGCTGCGAGGACGAACCGCCAAGGACTACGTGCACCACGGCCTGGGGGTGGTCGCCACCCTGGGCCTGGGGCGCGGAATCTTCCAGTACCGGCGTCTGGTCGTCAAGGGCTTCCTGGCCTGGCTCATGCACCGCGGCTACCACGTGCTCGCCGTGCCCACCTGGGAGCGCAAGGTCAGGGTACTCGCCGTGTGGGCGACCGCCGTGCTGTACGGCAGGGACGTCGTGTCCCTGGCCTCGGTGCAGCGGCCACGCGAGGCCTTCGTGACGGGTGGCAACCCCCGTCGCGGGGAGCAGTCGGCCGATGTGCCGGCCCGGTGA
- a CDS encoding MarR family winged helix-turn-helix transcriptional regulator codes for MKPPEATTSRGSSLITRWNALDRLHGRIENSVERRLHEDFGLSLREFQALTVLQEGTATAHGWLYLQDLAAEIGLSQSATSRLVTRLESRALITTSTAAHDRRSVDVSLTPVARETLRRGRRLVDETVRHAVQALVDGGINEGADHDLLRYLREGSSGGMARGALPRHSDVPPGPPGPAASTDPAGHMGHARERTQVTLSDD; via the coding sequence GTGAAGCCGCCAGAAGCGACGACCAGCCGGGGCTCGTCACTGATCACGCGCTGGAATGCACTGGACCGTCTTCACGGCAGGATCGAGAACTCGGTGGAGCGGCGGCTCCATGAGGACTTCGGGCTGAGCCTGCGCGAGTTCCAAGCGCTGACGGTGCTGCAGGAGGGCACCGCCACCGCGCACGGCTGGTTGTATCTGCAGGACCTGGCCGCCGAGATCGGGCTGAGCCAGTCGGCCACGAGCCGATTGGTGACCCGGCTGGAGAGCCGCGCGCTGATCACCACTTCGACGGCGGCCCATGACCGGCGCAGCGTGGACGTATCCCTCACCCCGGTGGCACGGGAGACGTTGCGGCGAGGGCGCCGACTGGTCGACGAGACCGTTCGGCACGCGGTGCAGGCGCTCGTCGACGGGGGCATCAACGAGGGGGCCGACCACGATCTGCTCCGTTACCTGCGGGAGGGATCGTCCGGCGGGATGGCGCGAGGCGCCCTCCCCCGCCACTCGGATGTCCCGCCGGGTCCGCCGGGTCCTGCGGCTTCCACGGATCCTGCGGGTCACATGGGGCATGCGCG